A genome region from Fodinibius salicampi includes the following:
- a CDS encoding response regulator, whose amino-acid sequence MAQGKPATETKNVLIVEDDNIQQIVLERMVNQIGHTVIGSSSAGSKAIESALRIGAVDIILMDINLADDIDGIEAAREISKHREVKLIYITGTEDPEKFKRAQETNYVDYLLKPIKEEELQEAFFKAFPSKKVDN is encoded by the coding sequence ATGGCCCAGGGAAAACCCGCAACAGAAACAAAAAATGTACTTATTGTTGAAGATGACAATATTCAACAAATTGTTCTAGAACGGATGGTCAATCAAATTGGCCATACCGTAATAGGTTCAAGCTCGGCGGGAAGCAAGGCGATTGAATCTGCATTACGCATTGGAGCCGTTGATATTATTTTAATGGATATTAACCTGGCCGATGATATAGATGGCATTGAAGCTGCCCGTGAAATAAGCAAACATCGGGAAGTAAAGCTTATATACATCACCGGCACAGAAGACCCGGAGAAATTTAAGCGAGCCCAGGAAACAAATTATGTCGACTATCTTTTGAAGCCCATTAAAGAAGAGGAACTCCAAGAGGCCTTTTTTAAGGCCTTTCCTTCAAAAAAAGTTGATAACTGA
- a CDS encoding RNA polymerase sigma factor, which yields MDNSKGNREVWEQFIRGEESCFKALFDRYYKPMYGYGIKLCDRPELVKDCIQELFRNIWERRDALTHIESPRVYLFVSLRRKILKKIKAHRKTDSDLEEVDEADFIQFDKEELIIRDEVKFQQKKKLRLALNQLSDRQREVIYLHYYNGMSYGEIEQILSINRQSVRNHIYRAMETLRSLLDTEIMKLVISLLLSFLWFV from the coding sequence ATGGACAATTCAAAAGGAAATAGGGAAGTTTGGGAGCAATTTATTCGCGGTGAAGAGAGCTGTTTTAAAGCTCTTTTTGACCGTTATTATAAGCCGATGTATGGCTACGGTATTAAGTTATGTGACCGGCCGGAATTGGTAAAAGATTGTATCCAAGAGCTATTCCGGAATATTTGGGAGAGAAGAGATGCACTAACCCATATTGAGTCGCCCAGGGTGTACCTGTTTGTATCGTTACGCCGAAAAATTCTGAAGAAAATAAAGGCCCACCGGAAGACTGATTCTGATTTAGAGGAAGTTGATGAAGCGGATTTTATTCAGTTTGACAAAGAAGAACTGATCATCAGGGATGAAGTAAAATTTCAGCAGAAAAAGAAGCTTCGGCTAGCGTTGAATCAGCTCTCAGACCGCCAAAGAGAAGTGATCTACCTGCACTATTATAATGGAATGAGCTATGGAGAAATAGAGCAGATATTGTCCATCAATCGGCAATCGGTACGCAATCATATATACAGGGCTATGGAGACCCTTCGTTCACTGCTGGATACTGAGATCATGAAACTGGTAATCTCTTTATTACTATCTTTTCTTTGGTTCGTGTAG
- a CDS encoding FecR family protein, with protein MQNNNYTVQELIQNQSFRRMVNGTASENEISRWNNWIEDREENRAKAKKAMAEIAGFEFKDPDQPDMKKEWRRLYDTTMGKADANITYLPNRNSNSLWIYRIAAVLIIGAMVGVGLYIYPESNAPSTQVQQITEEHTISTGAGEHKTITFSNGSAITLNSNSSVTYTLGLLHNQTIEVVLEGEAYFDAEGGNEESEPIFSVRTPDGIVRDIGTEFLVTIRNGHSSVVLQEGKVEVDNESRGKEEVKKGEMLTFTKSEVLDRQFVNPTFYTSWATGTMKFNETSIEELAKFIELRFAVEVELVDNDLSDITLDGAIYFKSLEGLVRSVSEVTKIPVYQSEDRDKIYFGKDSCNVNKN; from the coding sequence GTGCAAAATAACAATTATACCGTACAGGAGCTCATTCAGAATCAATCCTTTCGCAGGATGGTCAATGGCACGGCCAGTGAGAATGAGATCAGCAGATGGAATAACTGGATTGAAGACCGTGAGGAAAATCGGGCAAAGGCCAAAAAGGCTATGGCCGAGATAGCGGGTTTTGAATTTAAGGATCCCGATCAGCCGGACATGAAAAAAGAGTGGCGGCGTCTATACGATACAACGATGGGAAAGGCTGATGCTAACATTACCTATTTGCCGAATAGAAATTCCAATTCGCTATGGATTTACCGCATAGCGGCGGTATTAATTATCGGTGCAATGGTGGGGGTAGGATTGTATATATATCCTGAAAGTAATGCTCCTTCGACTCAGGTCCAGCAAATTACGGAAGAGCATACCATTTCAACGGGAGCGGGTGAGCACAAGACCATAACGTTTTCTAATGGATCCGCTATTACCCTGAACAGTAATTCTTCTGTAACCTATACCCTTGGGCTCCTTCACAATCAAACGATTGAGGTGGTATTAGAGGGCGAGGCCTACTTTGATGCAGAAGGAGGGAATGAAGAGTCCGAACCAATATTTTCAGTACGTACTCCTGATGGAATTGTTCGTGACATAGGAACGGAGTTTTTAGTGACCATTCGCAATGGGCATTCCAGTGTAGTATTGCAGGAAGGAAAAGTTGAAGTAGATAACGAGAGCCGGGGAAAAGAAGAAGTAAAAAAAGGTGAAATGCTGACGTTCACCAAATCAGAAGTTTTAGACAGGCAGTTCGTAAATCCCACTTTTTATACTTCCTGGGCAACAGGCACAATGAAGTTCAATGAGACGAGTATAGAAGAGTTGGCTAAATTTATTGAGCTGCGGTTTGCCGTTGAGGTAGAGCTTGTTGATAACGATTTATCGGATATAACACTGGATGGAGCCATATATTTTAAATCACTCGAAGGACTGGTGCGATCGGTTTCGGAGGTAACTAAGATTCCGGTTTATCAATCTGAGGATAGGGATAAAATATATTTTGGAAAAGATAGCTGTAATGTTAACAAAAACTAA
- a CDS encoding RagB/SusD family nutrient uptake outer membrane protein, with amino-acid sequence MKNLIVKQFLFLICIAVIVTSCDDQILNKKPLDQISEGDLWNDPALVESYVNDIYQGVGHGFFAVNVSSGVDETIITHGWNDTPIKQSNMTPDELGLFGDGAVAPFDHFHWDDLYSNIRSINVFLENIEESPINQDLKDRLTGEVHFLRAYFYHNLVKLHGGVPIIKKTFNLDDDFLVERDSFEDCINFMVEDLDVAASMLPTVIEGDKAHASRGAALALKSRILTYAASDLYAENPSGNDYTGYTGGDQSQRWERAKAAAEAVMDLGYSLYRENPAPGDSTAQNYADLFLQKDHEEIIFARYFLQNQSYQWFEADMGLFHGPNGWHNWGGDTPTGQMVDAYEMSDGTEFSWQAYQNGDPSYGESPYENRDPRFYASIFYNGSQWRERPSDMTDLDPEGIVETASFEVEGQNELRPGLDTRDGPIEDWNGTYTGYYMRKFLDPNVNHQFFRQEVPWIFIRYAEILLNYAEASIELGDEGDARTALNTIRQRAGMPEITETGQDLLERYRNERRIELAFEDHRYFDVRRWMIAPDVYENGEGVNIIGRLNNDGSYTYEYNVVEIDQRQWNDNAYFVPIPRYEMDRNENLEQNPGYN; translated from the coding sequence ATGAAGAATTTAATAGTCAAACAGTTCTTATTTCTTATTTGTATTGCAGTGATTGTCACATCCTGTGATGATCAGATTCTTAACAAGAAACCACTAGATCAGATATCAGAGGGTGATTTGTGGAATGATCCTGCACTGGTGGAATCGTATGTTAATGATATCTACCAGGGTGTTGGTCATGGGTTCTTTGCTGTGAATGTGAGTTCTGGGGTTGATGAAACGATCATTACCCATGGATGGAATGACACCCCGATAAAACAAAGCAACATGACACCAGATGAGTTAGGCTTATTCGGGGATGGAGCAGTAGCTCCTTTCGATCATTTTCACTGGGATGACCTCTACAGTAATATCCGGAGCATAAATGTATTTCTGGAAAATATTGAGGAATCTCCAATTAACCAGGATCTCAAGGATCGTTTGACCGGAGAGGTTCACTTCCTGCGGGCGTATTTCTATCACAATCTGGTTAAATTGCATGGAGGAGTACCAATTATTAAAAAAACCTTCAATCTTGATGATGACTTTTTGGTTGAGCGCGATTCATTCGAAGATTGTATCAACTTTATGGTCGAAGATTTGGATGTTGCAGCATCGATGCTGCCAACCGTTATTGAAGGGGACAAAGCTCATGCCAGCCGAGGTGCGGCACTTGCACTGAAATCTCGTATTCTCACTTATGCAGCTAGTGATCTGTATGCAGAGAATCCCAGTGGAAACGATTATACCGGCTATACCGGTGGCGACCAGTCACAACGCTGGGAGCGAGCCAAGGCTGCTGCTGAAGCAGTTATGGATCTCGGCTATAGCCTCTACCGGGAAAACCCGGCTCCTGGAGATTCCACAGCTCAAAATTATGCTGATCTGTTCCTCCAGAAAGATCACGAAGAAATTATCTTTGCGCGATATTTTTTGCAGAACCAAAGTTATCAGTGGTTTGAAGCAGACATGGGACTGTTTCACGGGCCCAATGGCTGGCACAACTGGGGTGGAGACACACCTACGGGACAAATGGTTGACGCCTACGAGATGTCGGATGGAACCGAATTTAGCTGGCAGGCGTACCAAAATGGAGATCCGTCTTATGGGGAATCACCGTATGAAAATCGCGACCCGCGTTTTTACGCCTCTATTTTTTATAACGGTTCACAGTGGAGAGAGCGTCCGTCAGATATGACTGATCTGGATCCGGAGGGTATTGTAGAAACTGCTTCATTTGAAGTAGAGGGCCAAAATGAGCTGCGTCCTGGTCTGGATACTCGTGACGGTCCTATTGAAGACTGGAACGGAACCTATACAGGCTACTACATGCGGAAATTTCTGGATCCCAATGTTAATCACCAGTTTTTTCGGCAGGAAGTCCCCTGGATTTTTATACGGTATGCTGAGATTTTGCTGAACTATGCCGAAGCTTCAATAGAGCTCGGAGATGAGGGGGATGCGCGTACGGCCCTCAATACCATACGGCAAAGAGCAGGCATGCCCGAAATTACAGAGACCGGGCAGGATCTGTTGGAGAGATACCGAAATGAACGGAGAATTGAGCTGGCGTTTGAAGATCATCGTTATTTCGATGTACGCCGCTGGATGATCGCCCCTGATGTATACGAAAACGGAGAGGGCGTCAACATCATAGGGAGACTGAACAATGACGGCAGTTATACTTATGAGTATAACGTCGTTGAAATTGACCAGCGTCAGTGGAATGATAACGCCTATTTTGTGCCTATCCCCCGGTACGAGATGGATAGAAACGAAAACCTGGAGCAAAATCCCGGGTATAACTAG
- a CDS encoding DUF5343 domain-containing protein, with translation MKVSEAFLVNTKNFDKIIEALVNYEDREFVIDSSLLEMLGYSDPNDLLVVRLLKDLSIIDQDGEAGKYFDEFRDPETTKKALTRGVLDAYAPLFEKDPQIYKADIGDLKKAFNEVFNGKKTDLIVKYISGTFQKITNYCGAGTIEAVMDEREEAFETENESEAELAVANHSSNGMYHAGQNSSIDMDKNTEHDSDSGSANPYTSNNTDKPSRNNDIGTDRTSDFEDSSSYDDSEDQSEADFDPFETVDDEGEDFQEKEKKKQTQAVDNDPVELNTSLSEIDVKKTDDGPINTANDSDQENLVQQALIRKSELLHKLQRWDELIPTLNKIIQRFDNTEHSYLEDVVSQSIVRRAFVLVKLNRNDEALPALDNVINRFKNASDQQFYNHASVAMLHKAELLEHEENYSDLLPLYDSIIRRLSDNENEQIKGKVDRIFNKRYELVLDQGTQDEILQASEQLIDRFKNNTEYRNQLQKAMIKKAEILEETNRDEEALEAYDEFLAMFE, from the coding sequence ATGAAGGTTTCAGAAGCTTTTTTAGTCAACACTAAAAACTTCGATAAAATAATCGAAGCTCTTGTAAACTATGAGGATCGAGAGTTCGTCATAGACTCATCCCTTTTAGAAATGTTAGGCTATTCGGATCCCAATGATCTCCTTGTCGTAAGACTTCTTAAGGATTTATCTATTATTGATCAGGATGGAGAAGCCGGCAAATACTTTGATGAATTTCGTGATCCGGAAACCACAAAAAAAGCTTTGACCAGAGGAGTACTTGATGCCTATGCTCCCCTTTTCGAAAAAGATCCGCAAATTTATAAAGCGGATATCGGTGATTTAAAGAAGGCCTTTAATGAAGTGTTTAATGGGAAAAAAACTGATTTAATTGTAAAATATATTTCTGGTACTTTCCAGAAAATTACGAACTATTGCGGAGCTGGAACTATTGAAGCCGTAATGGACGAACGCGAAGAAGCCTTTGAAACAGAAAACGAATCGGAAGCGGAATTAGCCGTTGCCAACCATTCCTCAAATGGCATGTATCACGCAGGCCAAAACTCATCTATAGATATGGATAAAAATACCGAACACGACAGTGACAGCGGCAGTGCCAATCCCTACACCTCCAACAATACTGATAAACCTTCAAGAAATAATGATATTGGTACTGATCGAACGAGTGATTTTGAAGATTCTTCCTCTTACGATGATAGTGAAGATCAATCGGAGGCAGATTTTGATCCGTTTGAAACGGTAGATGATGAAGGGGAAGACTTTCAAGAGAAAGAAAAAAAGAAACAAACACAAGCAGTCGATAATGATCCTGTTGAGCTTAACACATCGCTGTCGGAAATAGACGTCAAAAAAACAGATGACGGACCGATAAATACCGCAAACGATAGCGATCAGGAAAACCTTGTTCAGCAAGCTCTTATACGAAAGTCAGAATTGCTTCACAAGCTTCAGCGCTGGGATGAACTTATTCCTACGCTGAATAAAATTATCCAGCGATTTGATAATACTGAGCATTCCTATCTGGAGGATGTTGTTTCCCAGTCTATTGTGCGCCGGGCTTTTGTTCTTGTCAAATTAAACCGAAATGACGAGGCTTTGCCTGCATTGGATAATGTCATCAATCGATTTAAAAATGCAAGTGACCAGCAGTTTTATAATCATGCATCGGTGGCCATGCTTCACAAAGCAGAGCTATTAGAGCATGAGGAAAATTATTCTGATCTTCTCCCGCTGTATGATTCTATTATCCGGCGACTCAGCGATAATGAAAATGAACAGATCAAAGGTAAAGTTGATCGCATTTTTAACAAGCGATATGAGCTGGTTTTAGATCAGGGAACACAGGATGAAATTCTTCAGGCAAGTGAACAGCTTATTGATCGCTTTAAAAATAACACGGAGTATCGCAATCAGCTTCAAAAAGCGATGATCAAAAAAGCTGAGATCCTGGAAGAAACTAACCGGGATGAAGAAGCACTTGAGGCTTACGATGAATTTCTGGCTATGTTTGAGTAA
- a CDS encoding SusC/RagA family TonB-linked outer membrane protein: MKNAAYRFLKVMVIVLGISMVGSHTQAQTLGSLLLPTESSQENDQLLVEEGMSLNKALEQIERQFNVVFLYRTGVLVDKKVSTTRLLSNNVEKAIDELLKDQKLVFKYLNPKTYGIYEPEEKTREKNQVVQEMINGTVSDAQSGEVLTGVNILVKGTSIGASTDIDGNFELEVPSLQDTLVVSYIGYQSQEVPINGRQQLDIQLTPGAIAGEEMIVVGYQTQTKATSTGSISTVQGEDIAKAPVINAENNLVGRLPGVVAINNTGQPGESGSTLQIRGSNTLGDNSPLVVIDGVTNRTGGLSRLNPNDIESITVLKDASAAIYGSQAANGVILVTTKRGREGTPEVSVSYNQGFTQPTRIPEMADAATYARMVNEIDMYRGREERYSQEDIQKYREGTNPWTHPNTDWFNAAFKDLSKQNKMNASVSGGSETINYYLSLGAANENGFFKNSGFKYDQYNFRSNIDGEINDNLSISVNLSGRRELQEAPIRGVGPTFRALMRGKPTLPAYWPNGRPGPDIEYGDNPVVTGTQATGYNRDKRDVLQSNIKVEFDVPFVEGLEFESNVSYDKNYQFNKLWETPWYLYTWDYETYDDNGDPVLTRAKRGLNEPQLTQDAADNYQATLNLIGRYQQDFGDHAFNLLLGVERQTFQNQYFSAYRERYLSSSIDQLFAGSEEQKDNNGSAFEGARQNYFGRINYNYNEKYLVEFVGRYDGSFIFPEGKRYGFFPGISIGWRLSEESFWQENVSFLEGFKVRASWGQTGNDRIEPFQYLTTYGFGNGYIFEQTNLVKSLQQERIPNSNVTWEVANQFDVGFDAEMLDSRLMIEADYFYYLRSDILWWRNASIPTTAGFSLPRENIGEVVNSGFDGRITYSDQFGDLSFDIGGNAGYAYNKIQYWDESPGVPDYQRSTGSPMNTGLYYRADGVYNDQQEIDANPSWPGARPGDIKFVDVNGDGEINGLDRVRIDKNEMPRFTAGLTLDAAYKNFDFSTLLQGATGAVRYVFTESGEIGNFMQSYADKRWTPENSDTEHPRTYNRTDEYWTSNQNTYFLRSADYLRLKSVEIGYNLPASLGEQVGVQNMRIYVSGYNLLTLDKLNVFDPEASSSSGQYYPQKRVFNAGISLTF; encoded by the coding sequence ATGAAGAACGCTGCATATCGATTTTTAAAAGTCATGGTAATAGTATTAGGGATATCTATGGTGGGTAGCCATACGCAAGCCCAAACATTAGGTTCTCTGCTTTTGCCAACAGAATCAAGTCAGGAAAATGATCAACTTCTGGTGGAAGAAGGGATGAGCTTGAATAAGGCTCTTGAACAGATTGAGCGACAGTTTAATGTAGTTTTTTTATACCGGACAGGCGTATTAGTTGATAAAAAAGTTTCCACCACAAGGTTGTTATCTAATAATGTTGAAAAGGCAATTGATGAGTTGTTGAAGGATCAGAAACTTGTGTTCAAGTATCTAAATCCCAAAACATATGGAATCTACGAACCAGAAGAGAAAACCAGGGAAAAGAATCAGGTTGTTCAGGAGATGATAAACGGTACTGTATCCGATGCGCAATCTGGAGAAGTCTTAACCGGTGTTAATATTCTTGTAAAAGGTACGTCAATTGGTGCTTCAACTGATATAGATGGTAATTTTGAACTGGAAGTCCCATCCTTGCAAGATACATTAGTAGTTTCGTATATCGGTTATCAAAGCCAGGAAGTGCCTATAAATGGTCGACAACAACTGGATATTCAGTTGACACCTGGAGCTATTGCAGGAGAAGAAATGATAGTTGTTGGGTATCAAACTCAAACTAAGGCCACAAGTACAGGTTCAATTTCAACTGTACAAGGTGAAGACATCGCAAAAGCCCCTGTTATCAATGCGGAAAATAATCTAGTCGGACGACTACCGGGTGTTGTTGCCATAAATAATACCGGTCAGCCAGGAGAATCAGGCTCAACATTGCAAATACGGGGTAGTAATACTTTGGGTGATAACAGTCCACTGGTTGTTATCGATGGAGTCACAAATAGGACCGGTGGATTATCCAGACTGAATCCTAATGATATTGAAAGCATTACGGTATTAAAAGATGCCTCTGCTGCTATTTATGGATCACAGGCTGCGAATGGCGTTATCCTGGTAACTACTAAACGTGGACGGGAGGGAACTCCAGAGGTTTCTGTTTCCTATAATCAGGGATTTACGCAACCTACCAGGATACCGGAAATGGCCGATGCTGCTACTTATGCCCGGATGGTCAATGAGATTGACATGTATCGCGGGCGCGAGGAACGATATTCACAGGAAGATATTCAAAAATACCGGGAGGGAACCAACCCCTGGACACATCCCAATACCGACTGGTTCAATGCGGCTTTTAAGGATCTATCTAAACAGAATAAAATGAATGCCTCTGTTTCGGGCGGCAGTGAGACGATCAATTACTACCTGTCATTGGGGGCTGCTAATGAGAATGGTTTTTTTAAAAATAGTGGATTTAAATATGACCAGTATAATTTTAGAAGTAACATTGATGGAGAGATCAATGACAATTTGAGTATCTCAGTGAATTTATCGGGGCGGCGTGAGCTACAAGAAGCACCCATACGAGGAGTGGGACCTACGTTCCGTGCGTTGATGCGGGGTAAACCAACGCTTCCAGCCTATTGGCCCAACGGACGACCCGGTCCCGATATCGAATACGGTGATAATCCTGTGGTTACCGGAACTCAAGCTACGGGATATAACCGTGATAAGCGGGATGTTCTTCAAAGTAATATAAAGGTCGAGTTTGATGTTCCTTTTGTCGAGGGGCTCGAATTTGAAAGCAATGTTTCCTATGATAAGAATTACCAGTTTAATAAACTCTGGGAAACACCGTGGTACCTTTACACCTGGGATTATGAGACTTACGATGATAATGGCGATCCAGTATTAACGCGCGCTAAAAGGGGACTGAACGAACCCCAGTTAACACAGGATGCCGCCGACAACTACCAGGCAACGCTTAACCTGATTGGGCGTTATCAGCAAGATTTTGGAGATCATGCATTCAATTTGCTGCTCGGTGTTGAACGACAGACGTTTCAAAATCAGTACTTTAGTGCCTATCGCGAACGATATTTGTCTAGTTCCATTGACCAGCTTTTTGCCGGTTCGGAAGAACAGAAAGACAATAATGGTAGTGCTTTTGAGGGGGCCCGTCAAAACTACTTTGGACGTATAAACTACAATTACAATGAGAAGTATCTTGTTGAGTTTGTCGGCCGTTATGATGGTTCCTTTATATTCCCGGAGGGGAAACGATACGGATTCTTTCCCGGTATCTCTATAGGATGGCGCCTGTCCGAAGAATCGTTCTGGCAAGAAAATGTTTCATTTTTGGAAGGATTTAAGGTTCGTGCGAGCTGGGGACAAACCGGTAATGACCGCATCGAACCGTTCCAGTATTTGACTACTTACGGGTTCGGTAATGGATATATTTTTGAACAGACTAATCTTGTTAAAAGCCTGCAGCAGGAGCGTATTCCCAATTCCAACGTTACCTGGGAGGTGGCCAACCAGTTTGATGTCGGATTCGATGCTGAAATGCTCGATAGCAGGCTGATGATAGAAGCCGATTATTTTTACTACCTCCGCTCAGATATCCTCTGGTGGCGTAATGCTTCTATTCCTACAACGGCAGGGTTTTCTCTGCCACGGGAAAATATAGGCGAAGTGGTTAATTCCGGTTTTGACGGAAGAATAACCTATTCCGATCAGTTTGGAGATCTGTCATTTGATATTGGTGGAAATGCCGGATATGCCTATAACAAAATACAGTACTGGGATGAGTCTCCAGGTGTACCTGATTATCAGCGATCTACGGGCAGTCCCATGAATACGGGTTTGTACTACCGTGCAGATGGGGTCTACAATGATCAACAGGAGATAGATGCGAATCCAAGCTGGCCCGGAGCCCGGCCTGGAGATATTAAATTTGTTGACGTAAACGGTGATGGAGAAATCAATGGCTTGGATCGAGTGCGTATAGACAAAAATGAAATGCCCCGGTTTACAGCTGGTCTGACACTCGATGCGGCATATAAAAACTTTGACTTTTCCACCCTGCTACAAGGGGCAACCGGAGCTGTGCGCTATGTATTTACCGAATCGGGTGAAATAGGTAATTTCATGCAGAGTTATGCAGACAAACGCTGGACTCCGGAGAATTCGGATACTGAACATCCGCGCACATACAACAGAACAGATGAGTATTGGACGAGCAATCAGAATACATACTTTCTGAGAAGTGCGGATTATCTTCGGTTGAAATCTGTAGAGATCGGGTATAACCTTCCGGCCAGTCTGGGTGAACAAGTAGGGGTTCAAAATATGCGGATCTATGTGAGTGGATATAACCTGTTGACTCTTGACAAGCTTAACGTATTTGATCCGGAGGCATCCAGTAGCTCCGGACAGTACTATCCGCAAAAAAGAGTTTTTAATGCCGGAATCTCGTTAACCTTTTAA